In Neovison vison isolate M4711 chromosome 11, ASM_NN_V1, whole genome shotgun sequence, one genomic interval encodes:
- the MRFAP1 gene encoding MORF4 family-associated protein 1: MRPLDIVELAEPEEVEVLEPEEDFEQFLLPVINEMREDIAALTREHGRAYLRNRSKLWEMDNMLIQIKTQVEASEESALNHLQNPGDGVDGRAAKRCEKAEEKAKEIAKMAEMLVELVRRIERSESS; encoded by the coding sequence ATGCGGCCCTTGGACATCGTCGAGCTGGCGGAGCCCGAGGAGGTGGAAGTGCTGGAGCCCGAGGAGGACTTCGAGCAGTTCCTCCTGCCCGTCATCAACGAGATGCGCGAGGACATCGCGGCCCTCACGCGGGAGCACGGCAGAGCCTACCTGCGGAACAGGAGCAAGCTGTGGGAGATGGACAATATGCTCATCCAGATCAAAACGCAGGTGGAGGCCTCGGAGGAGAGCGCCCTCAACCATCTGCAGAACCCCGGCGACGGCGTGGACGGCAGGGCGGCCAAGAGATGCGAGAAGGCCGAGGAGAAGGCCAAGGAGATCGCGAAGATGGCAGAGATGCTGGTGGAGCTGGTGCGGCGGATAGAGAGAAGCGAGTCGTCCTGA